In one window of Ferriphaselus amnicola DNA:
- the plsX gene encoding phosphate acyltransferase PlsX has translation MGVTLAIDAMGGDHGSKVTVPAAVQYLQQHPEDTIILVGLEVEIQAELQVLNVSQSSRLMVHHATEVVGMDESPQLALRNKKQSSMRLAINLVKEAQAGACVSAGNTGALMATARYVLKTLPGIDRPAIASFLPTVKGEVCMLDLGANVDCNAEHLLQFALMGSTLVSAVDHIDNPSVGLLNIGSEDIKGNEVVKQAAKLLQESDLNFYGNVEGNDIFKGITHVVVCDGFVGNVALKTTEGLAQMLGSFLREEFNRNVFTKAMAAIAMPVLKAFKHRVDHRRYNGASFLGLRGIVVKSHGSADIYAFRCAIERAAEEVRGGMLQHISEHVEKWHLARQPKEVA, from the coding sequence GTGGGGGTTACCTTAGCGATTGATGCCATGGGTGGTGATCATGGTAGCAAAGTCACCGTACCCGCTGCTGTTCAGTATTTACAGCAGCATCCAGAAGACACCATCATTCTAGTGGGCTTAGAGGTGGAGATTCAGGCTGAACTTCAGGTATTGAATGTCTCGCAGAGTTCACGCCTGATGGTTCATCACGCGACTGAGGTCGTGGGGATGGATGAGTCGCCGCAGCTGGCTTTGCGCAATAAGAAGCAGTCGTCCATGCGCTTGGCGATCAATCTGGTCAAAGAGGCTCAGGCGGGAGCCTGCGTCAGTGCCGGCAATACGGGGGCGCTGATGGCGACCGCTCGTTACGTGTTGAAGACGTTGCCCGGTATTGATCGTCCGGCGATCGCCTCGTTCCTGCCTACGGTCAAGGGCGAGGTTTGCATGCTCGATCTCGGTGCTAATGTTGATTGCAATGCTGAGCACCTGTTGCAGTTTGCCTTGATGGGATCGACCTTAGTCAGTGCCGTCGATCATATCGACAATCCTTCCGTCGGCTTGTTGAACATCGGTAGCGAAGATATCAAGGGCAACGAAGTGGTTAAGCAGGCGGCCAAGCTGTTGCAGGAAAGCGACCTCAATTTCTACGGTAACGTGGAAGGTAACGACATCTTCAAGGGCATTACCCATGTCGTGGTGTGTGATGGGTTCGTCGGCAATGTGGCGCTGAAGACGACCGAAGGTCTGGCTCAGATGCTAGGCAGTTTTCTGCGCGAGGAATTCAATCGCAACGTGTTTACTAAGGCGATGGCAGCGATTGCGATGCCGGTGCTAAAAGCATTCAAGCATCGCGTCGATCATCGTCGTTATAACGGCGCGAGCTTCTTGGGTTTGCGCGGTATTGTGGTGAAGAGCCACGGTTCAGCTGATATTTACGCTTTCCGTTGTGCCATTGAGCGAGCTGCTGAGGAAGTGCGTGGCGGCATGTTGCAGCATATTAGCGAACACGTCGAGAAGTGGCATCTCGCGCGCCAACCAAAAGAGGTGGCCTGA
- the rpmF gene encoding 50S ribosomal protein L32: MAVQQNKKSPSKRGMHRAHDFLTSPATAIEPSTGETHLRHHISPTGFYRGKKVVKTKGD; the protein is encoded by the coding sequence ATGGCAGTTCAGCAGAATAAGAAGTCCCCATCCAAGCGTGGGATGCACCGTGCGCATGATTTCCTGACCAGCCCGGCGACAGCGATTGAGCCATCCACTGGTGAAACTCATTTGCGTCACCACATCAGCCCGACAGGTTTCTATCGCGGCAAGAAGGTCGTTAAGACCAAGGGTGATTGA
- a CDS encoding YceD family protein — MFAQPFIDSLEFARQGKELRGELPVSALSRLQDVLATQEGNIVFHLRGFQSKDEKLMLELLLEGGCQPRCQRCLEAMTFPVLLMSRLHLAEGELDEFADEDEEFDSIAASPQLDVAGLIEDELLLALPFAPRHAEGECEANSAGLSRPEANPFAVLAGLKSK, encoded by the coding sequence ATGTTTGCACAGCCTTTCATCGATAGTCTGGAATTTGCCCGTCAAGGCAAGGAGTTACGCGGTGAGTTGCCGGTTTCTGCGTTGTCGCGTCTGCAGGATGTATTGGCTACGCAGGAAGGAAACATCGTTTTTCATCTGCGCGGCTTCCAGAGTAAAGACGAGAAGCTCATGCTGGAGTTGTTGCTGGAAGGTGGTTGTCAGCCCCGCTGCCAGCGTTGCTTAGAAGCGATGACTTTCCCTGTGTTGCTGATGTCGCGTTTGCATTTGGCGGAAGGCGAGCTGGATGAGTTTGCAGATGAGGACGAAGAGTTCGATAGTATCGCTGCGTCACCACAGTTAGATGTGGCAGGATTGATCGAGGATGAATTATTGTTGGCGTTGCCATTCGCCCCGCGCCATGCCGAGGGTGAATGTGAGGCGAATAGTGCGGGATTGAGTCGGCCGGAAGCGAATCCGTTTGCTGTGCTGGCAGGATTGAAGAGTAAGTAG
- a CDS encoding Maf family protein, producing MNSQPLVLASTSPYRCELLSRLRIPFETAAPDVDETPLLGESARETSRRLSHEKALAVASRFPNALIIGSDQVALLDGQQIGKPGNHDNAVRQLQAMRGKTVVFYTALTLLNARNGEIQTEVAENRVSFRQLSDEEIESYLHLEQPYNCAGSAKSEGLGIALIQRMEGDDPNALVGLPLILLISMLKNQGVSLF from the coding sequence TTGAATTCTCAGCCGCTTGTTCTTGCCTCGACCTCCCCTTACCGTTGCGAACTCCTGTCGCGCCTGCGCATTCCGTTTGAGACCGCTGCGCCCGATGTGGACGAAACGCCGTTGCTCGGCGAGTCTGCCCGCGAAACTTCGCGCCGCTTGTCGCACGAAAAAGCGCTGGCTGTCGCCAGCCGCTTCCCGAATGCCCTGATCATCGGATCCGATCAAGTGGCACTACTTGATGGCCAGCAGATCGGCAAACCTGGCAATCACGACAACGCCGTACGCCAGTTACAAGCCATGCGCGGCAAAACCGTCGTTTTTTATACCGCACTCACTTTACTCAATGCCCGCAACGGCGAGATACAGACTGAAGTAGCCGAGAATCGCGTCAGCTTCCGCCAACTTAGCGACGAAGAAATTGAGTCCTACCTACACTTAGAGCAACCCTACAACTGCGCCGGCAGCGCCAAGTCTGAAGGGCTAGGCATCGCCCTCATCCAACGCATGGAGGGCGACGATCCTAACGCATTGGTCGGCCTACCATTGATCCTGCTAATCTCCATGCTAAAAAATCAGGGCGTCAGCCTATTTTAA
- the trxA gene encoding thioredoxin TrxA — MSEHISYVTDQSFAADVLQSPIPVLVDYWAEWCGPCRMIAPILEEVAKDYAGRLAVAKLNVDENQATPQKYGIRGIPTLMLFKNGNIEATKVGALSKSQLTAFIDSHI; from the coding sequence ATGAGTGAGCACATTAGTTATGTGACAGACCAGAGCTTTGCAGCTGACGTGTTGCAATCACCGATCCCCGTACTAGTTGATTACTGGGCAGAATGGTGCGGCCCTTGCCGCATGATCGCCCCGATTCTGGAAGAAGTCGCCAAAGATTACGCCGGCCGTCTGGCCGTGGCCAAACTAAACGTGGACGAAAACCAAGCCACGCCTCAGAAATACGGCATCCGCGGCATCCCCACATTGATGTTATTCAAGAATGGCAACATCGAAGCCACCAAGGTTGGCGCTTTATCCAAGTCGCAACTCACTGCTTTCATTGACAGCCACATCTGA
- the rho gene encoding transcription termination factor Rho — MHLSDLKTKHVTELVEMAVANSIDNANRMRKQDLIFALLKNQAKKGESIFGDGTLEVLPDGFGFLRSPDTSYLAGPDDIYVSPSQIRRFNLHTGDSIEGEIRTPKDGERYVALVKVDRVNSEPPENAKNKILFENLTPLFPREPLKLERDIKSEENITGRIIDIVAPIGKGQRGLLVASPKSGKTVMLQHIAHSISANNPDATLIVLLIDERPEEVTEMTRTVRGEVVASTFDEPATRHVQVAEMVLEKAKRLVEHKKDVIILLDSITRLARAYNTVIPSSGKVLTGGVDANALQKPKRFFGAARNIEEGGSLTIIATALVDTGSRMDDVIYEEFKGTGNMEIHLDRRMAEKRIYPAINVNRSGTRKEELLIKADILQRIWVLRKLLYPMDELDAMEFLLDKIKATKNNADFFDSMRR, encoded by the coding sequence ATGCACTTATCCGACCTCAAGACCAAGCACGTCACTGAACTCGTCGAAATGGCCGTCGCCAACTCCATCGACAACGCCAATCGTATGCGCAAGCAAGATCTGATCTTCGCCTTGCTGAAGAACCAAGCCAAGAAGGGCGAAAGCATCTTCGGCGACGGTACACTAGAAGTGCTGCCGGACGGCTTCGGATTCCTACGTTCGCCAGACACCTCATATCTGGCAGGCCCAGACGACATCTATGTCAGCCCCAGCCAGATCCGCCGCTTTAACTTGCACACAGGCGACTCGATCGAAGGCGAGATTCGCACGCCCAAGGATGGCGAGCGTTACGTAGCTCTAGTCAAGGTCGATCGGGTCAATAGCGAACCGCCAGAGAACGCCAAAAACAAGATCCTGTTCGAGAACCTGACGCCGCTTTTCCCAAGAGAACCGCTCAAGCTGGAGCGTGATATCAAGTCCGAGGAGAACATCACCGGACGCATCATCGACATCGTCGCTCCCATCGGCAAGGGACAGCGCGGCTTGCTGGTCGCCTCGCCCAAGTCCGGCAAGACGGTGATGCTGCAACACATCGCACACTCCATTTCGGCGAACAATCCCGATGCAACCTTGATCGTACTATTGATCGATGAGCGCCCTGAAGAGGTGACGGAAATGACCCGAACCGTGCGCGGAGAGGTAGTCGCCTCCACTTTCGACGAGCCCGCCACCCGTCACGTACAGGTCGCTGAAATGGTGCTGGAAAAAGCCAAGCGCTTAGTCGAACACAAAAAAGATGTCATCATCCTGCTCGACTCGATCACTCGCTTGGCGCGCGCCTACAACACCGTCATCCCCTCCTCCGGCAAAGTATTGACCGGCGGCGTCGATGCCAATGCGCTGCAAAAACCCAAGCGTTTCTTCGGCGCGGCGCGCAACATCGAAGAGGGAGGCTCGCTGACCATCATCGCTACCGCGCTGGTCGATACCGGCAGCCGTATGGACGACGTGATCTACGAAGAATTCAAGGGTACCGGCAACATGGAGATCCATCTGGATCGCCGCATGGCCGAGAAGCGCATCTACCCAGCGATCAACGTCAACCGTTCCGGAACCCGCAAGGAAGAGCTACTGATCAAGGCCGACATCCTGCAACGCATCTGGGTGCTACGCAAGCTGCTCTACCCGATGGACGAATTGGACGCGATGGAATTCCTGCTCGACAAGATCAAGGCGACCAAGAACAACGCCGACTTCTTCGATTCGATGCGCCGTTAA
- a CDS encoding dihydrofolate reductase, translated as MNRPSLAIVVAMAQNRTIGINNTLPWRCPEDLKHFKALTMGHHLIMGRKTFDSIGKALPGRTTVVVTRNTTWSAEGCIAAHSLQQAIDACNGDNSAFIVGGAELYAQALPLVETLFITEIDQIVDGDAYFPSFSRTEWIETERRSSAQETPQPLHYDFVTYRRKPTN; from the coding sequence ATGAACCGCCCCTCTTTGGCGATCGTGGTGGCGATGGCGCAGAACCGCACCATCGGCATCAATAATACCCTGCCTTGGCGCTGCCCAGAAGACCTGAAGCACTTCAAGGCACTGACTATGGGGCATCACCTCATCATGGGGCGAAAAACCTTTGATTCGATCGGCAAAGCATTGCCGGGACGGACTACTGTTGTAGTGACACGAAATACCACATGGTCGGCGGAAGGCTGTATTGCAGCTCACTCATTGCAGCAAGCAATCGACGCCTGCAATGGTGATAACTCTGCCTTCATTGTGGGCGGGGCGGAGCTGTATGCTCAGGCATTGCCACTGGTCGAGACACTCTTCATCACCGAGATCGACCAAATCGTTGACGGCGATGCCTACTTCCCCTCTTTTTCTCGCACAGAGTGGATAGAAACCGAGCGTAGGAGCAGCGCGCAGGAAACCCCTCAGCCGTTGCACTACGATTTTGTGACGTACCGTAGAAAGCCGACTAATTAG
- the dksA gene encoding RNA polymerase-binding protein DksA, which produces MPQPSKPVAPYKPKKGEAYMSPAQLEHFRTMLNGIKTELSQDIDRTVHTMQDEATVFADPNDRASQESDMSLELRNRDRERKLIKNIDKILIRIDEGDYGYCDKCGIEIGLSRLEARPTATLCIDCKTLEEIREKQMAR; this is translated from the coding sequence ATGCCTCAACCCAGCAAGCCTGTTGCCCCGTACAAACCCAAGAAGGGTGAAGCCTATATGAGCCCAGCTCAGCTTGAGCACTTCCGCACCATGCTGAACGGCATCAAAACTGAACTTAGCCAAGACATCGACCGCACCGTGCATACCATGCAGGACGAAGCCACCGTGTTCGCCGACCCGAACGACCGTGCTAGCCAAGAGTCTGACATGAGCTTGGAGCTACGCAACCGCGACCGCGAACGCAAGCTTATCAAGAACATCGACAAGATTCTGATTCGCATCGACGAGGGCGACTACGGCTATTGCGACAAATGTGGCATCGAAATCGGCCTAAGCCGCTTGGAAGCCCGCCCGACTGCCACACTCTGTATCGACTGCAAAACGCTGGAAGAAATCCGCGAAAAACAGATGGCGCGCTAA
- the rlmD gene encoding 23S rRNA (uracil(1939)-C(5))-methyltransferase RlmD, producing the protein MAEIHQVAVESLDYEGRGVARYEGKTIFIEGALPGERVTYSSYRKKPNFEMAQIGQIFKSSFMRVQPKCQHFGVCGGCSMQHQDARGQVAAKQRILEDNLWHIGKVKAETILPPMHGLIWGYRQRARLSVKHVIKKNKTIVGFHEKRSSYVADMTHCEILPPKIGYMLTDLVQLMDRLSIRDKLPQIEVACGDNVDALVLRILEPLSRQDEVELRAFADEFKVQFWTQTKGPETVQPFYPLDAPALTYTLPEFGIEMPFAPTEFTQVNHQLNRVMVHRAIRLLAPQAGERIADFFCGLGNFTLPIARSGAQVLGIEGSAALVKRAAQNAAHNGLSANTDFMAMNLFEMDEVALVRLGKFDRWLIDPPRDGAIELVKAITPETAPKRIVYVSCNPATLARDAGLLVQNHGYKLSEAGVMNMFPHTSHVESIALFVRED; encoded by the coding sequence ATGGCGGAAATACATCAGGTAGCGGTTGAGTCGCTCGACTACGAAGGGCGTGGAGTTGCGCGGTACGAAGGAAAAACGATCTTCATCGAAGGTGCCTTGCCGGGCGAGCGCGTGACGTATTCATCCTATCGCAAGAAGCCGAATTTCGAGATGGCGCAGATCGGCCAGATTTTTAAATCATCGTTCATGCGCGTTCAGCCCAAGTGTCAGCACTTCGGTGTGTGTGGTGGCTGCTCGATGCAGCATCAGGACGCGCGTGGCCAAGTTGCGGCCAAGCAGCGCATTCTGGAAGACAATCTGTGGCACATCGGCAAGGTCAAGGCAGAGACTATCTTGCCGCCTATGCACGGGCTGATTTGGGGCTATCGCCAGCGTGCGCGGCTATCGGTGAAGCACGTCATCAAAAAGAACAAGACCATCGTCGGGTTCCACGAAAAACGCAGTAGCTATGTGGCCGATATGACCCACTGCGAAATCTTGCCGCCCAAGATCGGCTACATGCTGACGGACTTGGTGCAGCTGATGGACAGACTTTCTATTCGTGACAAGCTGCCGCAGATTGAGGTGGCTTGCGGCGACAACGTCGATGCGCTGGTGCTGCGCATCCTAGAGCCACTTAGCCGTCAGGATGAAGTCGAACTGCGCGCTTTCGCTGACGAGTTCAAGGTGCAGTTCTGGACGCAGACCAAGGGGCCGGAAACGGTACAGCCGTTCTATCCGCTGGACGCGCCTGCGCTGACTTACACCTTGCCTGAGTTCGGCATCGAGATGCCGTTCGCACCGACTGAGTTCACCCAAGTGAATCACCAGCTTAATCGGGTGATGGTGCATCGCGCTATACGACTGCTGGCACCACAGGCAGGCGAACGCATTGCCGATTTCTTCTGTGGTTTGGGCAATTTCACGCTGCCGATTGCACGCAGCGGCGCTCAGGTGTTGGGTATCGAGGGAAGTGCAGCGCTGGTGAAACGTGCCGCGCAGAATGCTGCGCACAATGGTTTGTCGGCAAATACCGATTTCATGGCGATGAATTTGTTCGAGATGGACGAGGTTGCTTTGGTCAGACTAGGCAAGTTCGACCGTTGGCTGATCGACCCGCCGCGAGATGGAGCCATTGAACTGGTCAAGGCGATCACGCCAGAGACCGCGCCTAAGCGCATCGTCTATGTGAGCTGTAATCCAGCGACGCTGGCGCGTGATGCAGGCCTGCTGGTGCAAAACCATGGCTACAAGTTGAGTGAAGCAGGTGTGATGAATATGTTTCCGCATACCTCGCACGTCGAGTCGATCGCCTTGTTTGTGCGGGAGGATTGA
- a CDS encoding VanZ family protein has product MMTIRKIWLALGWLWVAVIFYLSLTPHPPEPVHFWSVDKLEHALAYALLMLWFCQLEYLRVRLVVVFVAMGVGIEFLQGMTGYRYFEYADMLANSAGVLLGWWLAGRSAGRILLWIEAATAQLKR; this is encoded by the coding sequence ATGATGACTATTCGCAAGATTTGGCTAGCCTTGGGCTGGCTGTGGGTGGCGGTTATCTTCTACCTTTCGTTGACACCGCACCCGCCTGAGCCAGTTCATTTCTGGAGCGTGGATAAGTTGGAACACGCACTAGCTTACGCACTACTGATGCTGTGGTTCTGTCAGCTTGAGTATTTGCGGGTGCGGCTGGTCGTGGTGTTCGTTGCGATGGGTGTCGGCATCGAGTTCTTGCAGGGTATGACAGGCTATCGCTACTTCGAGTATGCCGATATGTTGGCGAATAGCGCCGGCGTGTTGCTGGGGTGGTGGCTGGCAGGTCGCTCGGCTGGACGGATTTTATTGTGGATAGAGGCTGCGACAGCGCAGCTAAAACGGTAG
- a CDS encoding 3'-5' exonuclease has product MTPTLVFDIETIPDIAGLRTLYEVDSAVSDTEVAEMAFQMRRQRTGSDFLQHHLQRVVAISCTLREGDSFRVWTLGGLEEGEGSLVQRFFDGIEKYTPQLVSWNGGGFDLPVLHYRGLIHGVQSPRYWDMGEDDREFKWNNYISRYHTRHLDLMDLLAMYTGRANAPLDELAKLIGFPGKLGMDGSKVWEAYQQGRLAEIRNYCETDVVNTWLVYLRFQLMRGQLTREQYQRECDLVRATLGKQEAPHWQEYLAAWPV; this is encoded by the coding sequence ATGACTCCCACCCTAGTGTTTGACATCGAAACCATCCCCGATATCGCGGGCTTGCGCACCCTGTATGAGGTCGATAGTGCTGTCAGTGATACCGAAGTCGCCGAGATGGCATTTCAGATGCGTCGCCAGAGGACGGGCAGCGATTTCTTGCAACATCATTTGCAACGGGTGGTGGCGATCTCCTGCACCTTGCGCGAGGGCGACAGCTTTCGCGTGTGGACGTTGGGCGGCTTGGAGGAGGGCGAAGGCAGCCTGGTCCAGCGCTTCTTCGACGGCATCGAGAAATACACTCCGCAACTGGTGAGCTGGAACGGCGGCGGCTTCGACCTGCCAGTGCTGCACTATCGCGGCCTGATCCACGGAGTACAAAGTCCGCGCTACTGGGATATGGGCGAGGATGACCGCGAGTTCAAGTGGAACAACTACATCAGTCGCTACCACACGCGTCACCTTGATCTGATGGATCTGCTGGCGATGTACACCGGGCGTGCTAACGCGCCGTTGGATGAATTGGCTAAGCTGATCGGCTTCCCCGGCAAGCTGGGTATGGATGGCAGTAAGGTGTGGGAGGCGTATCAGCAAGGTCGTCTCGCCGAGATACGCAACTACTGTGAGACCGATGTGGTGAACACCTGGCTGGTCTATCTGCGCTTTCAGCTGATGCGCGGGCAACTCACCCGCGAACAGTATCAGCGGGAATGTGATTTGGTACGCGCCACGCTAGGCAAGCAGGAGGCGCCGCACTGGCAAGAGTATCTGGCTGCTTGGCCTGTTTGA
- a CDS encoding YdbL family protein, translated as MNRLLKYCLAILALCFSVTAMAQADLEVNTPGIVALKQSMQARHAQLAGLYASGAVGLTADGLIAVHDASAVPLAQRQAVNGLVAAENQDRNGLYAEIARANGHPEWLAEIRSTFAQRWIQRAQAGWWVQSGGAWSKK; from the coding sequence ATGAATCGCTTACTGAAGTATTGCCTAGCTATTCTAGCGTTGTGTTTCTCGGTCACCGCGATGGCGCAAGCCGATCTTGAAGTGAATACGCCCGGCATCGTCGCGCTGAAACAGTCCATGCAGGCTCGCCATGCTCAGTTGGCAGGCTTGTATGCCAGCGGTGCAGTCGGTCTGACGGCAGATGGTCTGATCGCCGTGCACGATGCTAGCGCTGTGCCTTTGGCGCAACGTCAGGCGGTGAATGGCTTGGTTGCTGCCGAGAATCAGGATCGCAATGGTCTGTACGCTGAGATCGCCCGTGCGAACGGGCACCCCGAGTGGCTGGCCGAGATACGCAGCACCTTCGCGCAACGCTGGATCCAACGCGCCCAAGCGGGCTGGTGGGTGCAGAGCGGCGGTGCTTGGTCGAAAAAATAA